ATTCGGGGTGTCGAATTTACCTTCGATCCTTCAGCGTCCTATGTCGGTTCTCTCCTTTATCTCGCGATTTTCGGCTCCGTGATCGGCTTTACCACCTATCTCACCGTCGTTAACCGGCTAGGAGCAGCCAAAGCCGCTTACATGACCGTCCTCTTTCCCATCGTTGCCCTGACGATTTCGATGTTTTTCGAAAATTATCAGCTCGGCCCATTGGCAGCTCTCGGGCTCTGCGCAGTGCTGGTTGGAAACGTGCTGGTTTTTTCACCAACGCCTCGACTGGCCGTTTTTGTCAGGCGCTTTCGTCTCTGATGTCAGGACGAATTTCCTTTAACCCTCCTCGAAGCGTCTCTGCCGGCCGTTTCATCGCGCGCCGGGTGCGGTTCACGTTGCAGGCAAAACGGTCGGTTCAGCTGGAAGCGCTGGAGGCCGGCGCCACGGATTTTTGGCCAAGCCCTTCGACCCGAGGGAACTGCAAGTTATCATGAAAAATGGGACGGAACCGGCTATCCCAAGGGCCTGTCCGGCGACGCAATCCCCATCGAAGGACGTATCGTCGCGGTCTCCGACGTCTTCGAAGCGCTCTGCTCCGATCGGCCGTGTAACAGGCCTCGCCGGTCGAGCAGGCTTACGCAAGAATCATTGCCTGCAGCGGATCTCATTTCGACCCGCCTGCATTGCCGCTTTCCGGCGCACAGCGGCCTCAAGCGTCTGAGCGCCACCATCATCCGCTACGGAACCGGCGAACATAAAGAGGCGGGGTTTTGCCCCGCCTCATCAGCTATCAATTTTGGATGCACCCGGTTAGTGGCTGTCTTTGCCGACTGCGTTTCCGCGACATCCCTTGAGGAAGTCGAGGTCGGCGCCGGTATCGGCCCCTTCGACATGCTGCTGATGCAGGAAGGCATAACCCGATGTCGGCAGGTCGTGGTTCGGCTGCCATTCGGCCAGCCGCCGCGCCAGTTCCTCGTCTGATATGTCGAGATGCAGACGACGGTTCGGCACATCGAGCTCGATCATGTCGCCGTTTTTCACGACAGCGAGCGGGCCGCCGACCGCCGCTTCCGGCGAGGTGTGCAGCACGACGGTGCCATAGGCCGTTCCGGACATGCGGGCGTCGGAAATGCGCACCATGTCCAGGATGCCCTTCTTCAGCACCTTCGGCGGCAGTCCCATGTTGCCGACTTCGGCCATCCCTGGATAACCCTTCGGCCCACAGTTCTTCATGACCATGATGCAGTTTTCGTCGATGTCGAGATTGTCGTCGTTGATCTTGGCCTTGTAGTCGTCGATGTCCTCGAACACGACTGCCCTGCCCTTGTGCACCAAGAGATGCGGTGAGGCCGCCGACGGCTTCAGCACCGCGCCCTTCGGCGCCAGATTGCCGCGCAGCACGACGATGCCGCCAGAAGAGGTCAGCGCCTTTTCAGCCGGCAGGATGACGTCCTCGTTCCAGTTGACGACCTCCTTGACCTCGTCCCAGACGGTTTCGCCGGAGACCGTCAGCGCATCCTTATGCAGCAGGCCGGCCTCGCCGAGGCGCTTCAGCACCACCGGCAGGCCGCCGGCATAGAAGAACTCTTCCATCAGGTACTTGCCCGAGGGCATCAGGTTGACGATTGTGGGAACGTCGCGACCGCAGCGGTCCCAGTCGTCGAGCGATAGATCGATGCCGACGCGGCCGGCAATCGCAAGCAGGTGGATGACGGCATTGGTCGATCCGCCGATCGCCGCATTGGTGCGGATGGCGTTTTCGAAAGCCTGTTTCGTCATGATCTCGGAGGGCTTCAGGTCATCCTTGACCATCTGCACGATCCGGCGGCCGGTCAGCTGCGCCATGACCTTGCGGCGGGAATCGACGCCCGGGATCGCGGCATTGCCTGATAGTGCCATGCCGAGCGCCTCGGCCATGGAGGCCATGGTGGAGGCGGTGCCCATGGTGTTGCAGGTGCCCGACGAACGGCTCATCGACGCCTCAGCCTCGAGGAATTCGGCCTGCGTCATCTCGCCGGCCTTCACCATTTCGGAGAACTTCCACAGATGCGTGCCCGAACCGACACGCTCACCGCGGAAATAGCCGTTCAGCATCGGCCCGCCGGTGACGACGATCGAAGGCAGGTCGCAGGAGGCAGCACCCATGAGCAGCGACGGCGTGGTCTTATCGCAGCCGACCAAGAGCACGCAGCCGTCCATCGGCTGGCCGCGGATCGCTTCCTCCACCGCGAGTGCGGCGAGGTTGCGATACATCATCGCCGTCGGGCGGAAAGTGTTTTCGGATGCCGAGAATACCGGCACCTCGAGCGGGAAGCCGCCGGCCTCCCAGACACCCGCCTTCACCTTCTCGGCGAGTTCGCGCAGATGGCCATTGCACGGCGTCATATCAGACCAGGTATTCAGGATGCCGATGACCGGACGGCCATCGAACAGGTCATGCGGATAGCCCTGGTTCTTCAGCCAGCCGCGATGGTAGATCACGTCGCGGCTGGTGCCGCCGTACCATTCCTGCGAGCGCAGCTTGCGCGGCCATTCTGCTTTCTTCTTCATCGTCTCTGTCCTTCAGGATATCCCCTGACCGCCTCGTACGATCAGGGTTATCGCGCTTCGTCTCAAGCCAGCGTGTAGGCGGTCTTGACGGTTGTGTAGAATTCGGCGGCGTACTTGCCCTGCTCGCGCGGGCCGTAGGACGAGCCCTTGCGGCCGCCGAAGGGAACGTGGAAATCGACGCCAGCCGTCGGCAGGTTGACCATGACCATGCCGGCCTCGGAATTGCGCTTGAAGTGCGTCGCATGTTTCAGGCTCGTCGTGGCGATGCCGGCCGAAAGCCCGAACGGCGTGTCGTTGGCGGTCGCCAAGGCCTCTTCGTAATCCTTGACCCGGATCACCGAGACCACCGGTCCGAAGATCTCCTCGCGCGAAATACGCATCTGGTTGGTCGCTTCGGTAAACAGCGTCGGCTGCAGGTAGAAGCCGGGCGTCTCGCGGGAAATGACTTCGCCGCCGAAGGCGAGTTTGGCGCCTTCCTTTTTGCCGATCTCGATATAGTCGGTATCGGTTTTCAGCTGCCGCTCGTCGACGACGGGACCGATATGGGTGCCGGCCTTGAGCGCATTGTCGACGACCAGCGTCTTCAGCTTGTCGGTCAGCGCCGCGACGAACTTGTCGTGGATGCCTTCGGTGACGATCAGCCGTGACGAGGCGGTGCAGCGCTGGCCGGTGGAGAAGAAGCCGGAATTGGCGGCGGCTTCGACGGCGACGGACAGATCGGCGTCGTCGAGCACGACCATCGGGTTCTTGCCGCCCATCTCCAGCTGGAACTTGCGGTTATGCTCGATCGAGGCGGCGGCGACGCGCCGGCCGGTGCCGGTGGAGCCGGTGAAGGTGATGCCGTGAACGTCCGGGCTTTCGAGCATCGCCTGGCCGACGACAGATCCCTTGCCCATGACGAGGTTCAACACGCCCTTCGGCAGGCCGGCGCGGTTGAGGATGTCGACGATCGCCCAGGAACAGGCCGGCACCAGTTCGGCCGGCTTGAAGACGACCGTGTTGCCATAGCAGAGCGCCGGCGCAATCTTCCAGGCCGGGATAGCGATCGGGAAATTCCACGGCGTGATGATGCCTATGACGCCGAGGCCCTCGCGGGTGATTTCGACACCGATATTCGGGCGCACGGAGGGGATGACCTCGCCGGCCAGCCGCAGGGCTTCGCCTGCGAAGAATTCGAAGATCTGCGAAGCGCGGATCACTTCGCCGGTGGCCTCAGGCAGGGTCTTGCCTTCTTCACGGGCAAGCAGCGCGCCGAGCTCGTCCTTGCGCGCCATGATCTCGTCGCCGGCCTTTTTCAGGATGACGTGGCGTTCCCAGATGCCGGAGCGCGACCAGGCCGGGAAAGCCGCTTTGGCGGCAGCGATGGCGTTCTTGGTGTCTTCGGCGTTGCCGTCGGCATAGAGGCCCACGACTTCGTTGGTATCGGACGGGTTGATGTTCTTCGTCGCGTTGGTGCCGACCCATTCGCCGGCGATCAGGTTTTGATAAATGGTCATGGGCTGAATGAGCCTCCTTTACCGTTTATGAGAAATCAGAGCTGCCTGACGGCAATCTCTTCTTCGGCGGCCACCTTCAGCGGATTGCGCAGCGGCAGGCCGAATTCGGCGACTTCGATTTCGAAGACATCGCCCTCTTCCGCCTTGATGCCGTCGGCGAAGGAGAGTGTTGCCGTGCCGAACATATGGACATGGACATCGCCCGGAACACGGAAGATGCCGTACTTGAAATGGTGATATTCGAGATTGGCGAAGGTGTGCGACATGTTCGCTTCGCCCGATAGGAAGGGCTTTTCGAAGATCACCTTGTCGCCGCGCTTGATGCGCGAGGTGCCGCGGATGTCGTCCGGGGCGGCGCCGATACGGATTTCCGGACCATAGGCGGCCGGGCGCAGTTTCGAGTGGGCCAGATAGAGATAGTTGATCCGTTCGGTGACGTGGTCCGAAAACTCGTTCGACAAAGCGAAGCCGATGCGGAAGGGCGAGCCGTCCTTGGCGATGACGTAAATGCCAGCCATTTCAGGCTCTTCGCCGCCGTCGAGCGCGAAGGAGGGCGAGACCAGCGGCGCGCCGGGGGCGGCAGTGCCATAGCCGTTGCCCTTGTAGAACCACTCGGGCTGGACGCCCTTTTCGCCAGCCTTCGGCTTACCGTTCTCGAGGCCCATCTTGAACATCTTCATCGAGTCGGTCAGCGTTTCCTCGGCCGCCTCGCTGGTCTTCTTGTGCATGGAATCGCGGGTGGCGGCGGAGCCGAGATGCGTGAGACCGGTGCCGGTCAGATGCAGGTGGGCAGCGTCCGGATGGGTGATCGGCGGCAGGAAGCGGCCTTCCGCATAGACCTTTTCAAGATCGACGGCATCGCCGTAACCATGCGCCTCGATAACCGCGGCAAGCGACTTGCCGCCGTCGGCGGCTTCCATTGCCAGCGCATAGACGCTGCCGGCATTCTTCACCGATCTTGCAGCGCCGCCCTGCTCGCGCACGGCGACGACGATCTCTCCGTTGGCACCCTTGATCTGGGAAATAAGCACGACTTCGATCCTTCTCGTTCCAGTGAAGACTTTCAGAAAAAGCTCCGCCTGTCCGGCTCCATCAGGAGCCGGAATTGATCATTCATATGACTGCGAATGCCTGGGCTGCGCTTGAGCGCTCAGCCCTTGTTCTTGTTGTAGACGTCGAAGAACACGGCAGCGAGAAGCACCGCGCCCTTGACCATCTGCTGCGAGTCGGTGCCGAGGCCGTGGATCGACATGCCGTTGTTCATGATGCCCATGATCAAAGCGCCGATGACCGCACCCGTCACCTTGCCGACGCCGCCCTGGGCCGACGCGCCGCCGATGAAGCAGGCGGCGATGACGTCGAGCTCGAGACCGAAGCCGCCCTTGGCCGTCGCCGAGTTGAGGCGCAGCGCAACGATCAGGCCGGCGAGACCGGCGAGCAGGCCCATATTGGCGAAGGTCAGGAAGGTCAGCCGCTCGGTGTTGATACCGGAAAGCTTGGTCGCCTTCTCATTGCCACCCATGGCGTAGATGCGGCGGCCGATGGTGGTGCGACGGGTAATGAAGGCGTAGGCGGCGACGAGGGCGAGCATGATCACCAGCACGTTCGGGAAGCCGCGATAGATCGACAGCTGGAGGCCGAGCCCCAGAATGGCGAGCGCGACAATGATGTTCTGGGCAAGGAAGAAACCCATGGGCTCGACGTCATTGCCATGTTTCTCGTTCGACAGCCGCTTGCGCCATGCCATATAGAAGAGGGTGACGGCGCCGATCACGGTCAGAATGATCGAGGTCGAGTTGATGCCGCCCATATCGAACAGGTTCGGCAGGAAGCCGATGCTGATCAGCTGGAACTCCGGCGGGAAAGGACCGATGCTGGTGCCGGTTCCCGAAGCCGTCATCACGAACAGCGTCAGGCCGCGGAAGACCAGCATGCCGGCCAGCGTGACGATGAAGGCCGGAATCTTGTGATAGGCGACGAAATAGCCCTGGATGCCGCCGACAAGCGCGCCCATGGCCAGACAGACGACGGCCGCAACGACATAGTTGACATGCCATTGCACCGTCATCACGCCGGCAATGGCGCCGATGAAGCCGACGACGGAGCCGACCGAAAGATCGATATGGCCGGCGACGATGATCAGCAGCATGCCCAGCGCCATGATGACGATGAACGAGTTCTGCAGAATGATGTTGGTCAGGTTGAGCGGCCTGAAGAGAACGCCGCCGGTCGAAATCTGGAAGAACACCATGATCGCGATCAGCGCGATGAACATGCCGTATTCCCGGATGTTGCCGCGAACGTAGTCTCCGATCGAGACGACACGCCCTTGCTCAGCGATGGGTTGGTTGATCGGCGTCATTGTTTCTTCTCTCCTGAGCGCATGATGGCGCGCATGATGGTTTCCTGGCTCGCTTCTCCCTTCGGCAGTTCCGCAACGATACGCCCTTCATTCATGACGTAGATGCGGTCGCAGGTGCCAAGAAGTTCCGGCATTTCCGACGAGATCATCAGAACGGCTTTGCCGTCAGCCGCGAGCTGATTGATGATAGTATAGATTTCGTATTTTGCACCCACATCGATGCCGCGCGTCGGCTCGTCGAGGATCAAAACATCGGGATCGGAGAACAGCCACTTCGACAGCACCACCTTCTGCTGGTTCCCGCCGGAAAGATTGACCGTTTCCTGGAAGATGCTGGAAGAGCGGATGCGCAGCTTCGAGCGATAGTCGGACGCTACCCGGGATTCCTTGACGCTGTCGATGACCGACGCATTCGACACCGCCTTCAGATTGACGAGCGTCGTATTGTGCAGGATCGTGTCGTTGAGCACGAGGCCGAGCTGCTTGCGGTCTTCGGTGACATAGGCAAGACCGGCGTCGATCGCCCGGCGCACGGTGCTGACATCGACCGGCTGGCCATGCATCAGCACATCGCCAGAAATCTTGTGCCCATAGGATTTGCCGAACAGGCTCATGGCGAATTCGGTGCGCCCTGCCCCCATCAGACCGGCGATGCCGACGACTTCGCCCTTGCGGACGGTGACGTTGATATCGTGCAGGACCTGACGGTCGCGGTGCTGCTGGTGATAGGCGTTCCAGTTCTTCACTTCGAGAATGGTTTCGCCGATCGGCACCGAACGCGGGGGATAGCGGTCTTCGAGATCGCGGCCGACCATGTTGCGGATGATGATGTCTTCGCTGATCTCGTCGGCGTGACAGTCGAGCGTCTTGACCGTCATGCCGTCGCGCAGCACGGTGATCTGGTCGGCGACCTTGCGGATTTCGTTCAGCTTATGGGAAATGATGATCGAGGTGATGCCCTGCTTGCGGAATTCCATCAGCAGCGTCAGCAGCGCGTCGGAATCGCTTTCATTGAGCGAGGCGGTGGGCTCGTCGAGGATGAGCAGCTTGACGCTCTTCGACAGCGCCTTGGCGATCTCGACGAGCTGCTGCTTGCCGACGCCGATGTCGGTTACCAGCGTGTTCGGAGATTCCGACAGGCCGACCTTCTTGAGCAGCTGCTTGGTGCGGTTGAACGTCTCGTCCCAGCTGATGACGCCGTTCTTGGCATTCTCGTTGCCGAGGAAGATGTTCTCGCCGATCGACAGCAACGGCACCAGCGCCAGTTCCTGGTGGATAATGACGATGCCGATTTCTTCGGAATCCTTCAGGACCTTGAAGTTGCGCGTCTCGCCTTCATAGACGATGTCGCCGTCATAACTTCCGGTGGGGTAGACGCCCGATAGGACCTTCATCAGGGTCGATTTGCCGGCCCCGTTTTCGCCGACCAATGCGTGAATTTCACCCTTGCGAACCTTGAGGTTCACGTTCTCCAGCGCCTTGACGCCCGGGAACGTCTTGGTGATGCTCCGCATTTCGAGGATGGTATTGTCCATAGTCAAAGTTCCAGCGCCGTGAGCCGCCAAGCGGCTTGGCGATCATAAAATCGAAGACCGGAACCCGCAAGCGCGGGTTCCGGCCTCCTGCTTAACGTCTTACTTCAGCTTGTCTTCAGAGTAGTAACCGCTGTCGACGAGGATCTGCTTGTAGTTGGTCTTGTCGACGGCAACCGGCTTCAGCAGGTAGGACGGAACGACCTTGACGCCGTTGTCGTAGGTCTTGGTGTCGTTGACCTCAGGCTCCTTGCCGGACATGACGGCATCGACCATGGCAACAGTGACCTTGGCGAGTTCGCGGGTGTCCTTGAAGATCGTCGAGTGCTGTTCGCCAGCGATGATCGACTTGACCGACGGGATTTCAGCGTCCTGGCCGGTGACGATCGGCAGCGGCTGAGCAGCCGTACCGTAACCAACGCCCTTCAGCGAGGAGATGATACCGATCGACAGACCGTCGTAAGGCGACAGAACGGCGTCGACCTTGGCGTCGGTGTAGTTAGCCGAGAGCAGGTTGTCCATGCGGGCCTGGGCCGTTGCCGGATCCCAACGCAGGGTGCCGACCTTGTCCATGCCGGTCTGGCCGGACTTCACGACGAGCTTGCCCGAGTCGATGTAGGGCTGCAGGACGGACATTGCGCCATCATAGAAGAAGAAGGCGTTGTTATCGTCCGGCGAACCGCCGAAGAGTTCAATGTTGAACGGGCCCTTGCCATCCTTGAGGCCGAGGCCGTCAACGATGGAGCCAGCCTGCAGAACGCCGACCTGGAAGTTGTCGAAGGTCGCGTAGTAGTCGACATTGCCCGAATCGCGGATCAGACGGTCATAAGCGATGACCTTGATGCCGGCGTCATGAGCCTTCTGCAGAACGTCGGAAAGCGTCGTGCCGTCGATCGAAGCGATGACCAGAACCTTGGCACCCTTGGTGACCATGTTTTCGATCTGCGAAAGCTGGTTCGGAATATCGTCGTCGCCATACTGCAGGTCCGTGCCGTAACCGGCAGCCTGGAGCTGCTTGACGATGTTGTTGCCGTCGTCGATCCAGCGGGCCGAAGCCTTGGTCGGCATGGCAATGCCGACGGTGCCCTTGTCGGCGGCCATTGCCGGTACAACGAACGAAGCGACGCCGAAGGCAGCCGCAGCCATCAATGAGATAATGGACTTCATTTCTCTCTCCCTTGTTAATAGAGCAGCGGACGAAAAATCGCCCGCCCCGAAACTGTGGCAGGTTCCGTATTGGATAGTTACTTCAGATGGTGAGAAACGAAGTAGGTCTCCTCCACGATCTCACACGTGTTGAGTGCCAACCAGCACACGGCGGCAAACTGGTATGGATTCCTATAACTGTCAAATAGAATAAGTGGTAAAGTGCATAACAATTTTGGTATATCGTTAAAAAGTATTACTTTTGATGGAGCGCAGCGAGGAGGCTGCAACCATGACGATTGTTTCAGAGCCCATTTCGATGGATCATGTCGATATCCACAGCGATAGTTTCGGCAATGACAGCCTTTTACGTGCAGGACTTAAGCTGAATCACCTGCGGATGATCGTCGCAATCGAAGATAGCGGACAGATTTCCGCAGCTGCGGAAGTCCTGAACATTTCGCAGCCCGCCGCATCGCGCATGCTGTCCGAAATGGAATCGATCACCAAGACTCAGCTCTATGAACGCGTCGCCCGCGGCGTGGTGCTGACGACCTTCGGCGCAGCACTTGCCAGACGCGCCCGGAAGATCCTCCTAGAGCTGCGCGAGGCGAGCCGCGAGATCGGCGAACTGAAGAGCGGCAAGGGCGGCTCGGTCTTCATCGGCGCGGTGACGGCGCCGGCCATGAGCCTCGTCGTGCCGGCGATCAACCGGGTGCGCAAGGCCTATCCCGGCATCGAGATCAACATCCAGGTGGAGACCAGCAACGTGCTCGCCCGCGAGCTGCTCGCCGCCCGCCACGACTTCATCATCAGCCGCATTCCCGACGATCTCAACCCGCGCCTGTTCGAGGTGACGGAGATCGGCATCGAGCGCGCCTGCCTGATCGTGCGCAGCCGCCATCCGCTGCTGAAAAAGAAAAAGATCAGCAGCCTTACCGACATCAAGGATTACGACTGGGTGTTCCAGCCGCCGGGCACGCTGCTGCGCCGGACGATCGAGGATATTTTCCTGTCGCGCGGCGTGGCGCTGCCGGAAAATATCGTCAACACCTCGTCGCTGCTTCTGACCTGCGCCATCGTCTGCGGAACCGATGCGATCGCTCCTGTCGCCACCGACGTCGCCCAGTTCCTCTCCAGCCAGAGCGCCAGGGCTTCCGACGTGCGCATGCTGCCAATCGATTTCGACATCAACGTCAAGCCTTACAGCCTGATCACCGCCAGGGAACGGGCGCTGCCGCCGAGCGCAAGGCTGCTCTATGACATCATTCTGGAGGAGAGCCTGAAGCAGGCCGGCTGACGCGGCCCGCAAGCCCGGCGCCATCTTGCCCGTCTCTAATGCGCGCCGGAGCAATTCCAGCAAAGGGCGCAGCGGTTTTTGCGTCCGGGAATTGCGTAAAAAATTAGAGCACGTCGGGTGTTTCGAAGAAACGGAATGCTCTTGAGGATGCGGGATGCTGTTCGGACAGTCGGTATTTCAATCAGTGCTCGAGCGGCTGAAGGCCGAGGACGAGACGGTTGAGGAGGCCGAAGCGCCAGCCAGCCACCGTGTGGCAGGCCTCGGCACCGGCTTTGCTTTCGATGTCATGGAGGGCGTCTCGGTCGCCTCGCAGCGGATCGGCGAAGCCTATTTCGACAATCTGGATCTCGACGCCGCCGCCGGGTTCGTCGAGAAACCGGCGCCTTTGCCGGAACCAGAGCCCGCCATGCCCGACCATCTCACCCGCACGGCGCCGCAAGAGGTTGCCACCGAACTGGCGATCTCGGCCGCCGACACGCCGTTGACGCTCAGCGAGAAGCGCCGCGCCTTCGCCCGCGCCAATCATCCCGACGGTGTCGCCCTGCCCTTCCGCGACAATGCGACGAAACGGATGATGCTGGCCAATCTGCTGATCGACGAGGCGCTGCGGCGATTGAGCCGCTGACTAGTCTTGGTCTGCCTGCTTGGTGGGCTTTTCCGTGGATGTCTCCGCCGGCTCTTCGTCTTCATCTGCCTCAGGCTCGGCCGCAGGCTCGACGGTCGCCGGCTGCGGCTTGAAGGTCCAAAACAGCATATAGAAGGAATAGGCGCCCGCCGCGGCCGAAAGCACCGCCCAGAAGGGATCGCCGCCGACAATCTCGAACGCCGCCCAGCCGAAGCAGACGGCAACGATGGCGACACGCACCCAAAGGCGCCGGTATGCCGGATGGTTCGGATCAATCAGTTGCATCTCTGCCCCGCGGTCGGATATGTCGCACATGCCCCGGCATGCGCCGCGCTTGTCTTTAGTTCGAATCTTGCAAATGTGAAAGAGCCCGCGGGCTTGACGTCGCGTGGAGAAGATGGAATGAAAATTCCAGATTTTGGGTAATTCGGTTTATTTGTTCCGAATTCAATGGAGGTTGCTATGACAGTGAGATTTGGTCTTCTCGGCGCCGGCCGCATCGGCAAGGTTCACGCGAAAGCCGTCAGCGGCGACGCCAATGCGACGCTCGTCGCTGTGGCCGACGCCTTTCCGCAGGCGGCCGACGCCATTGCTTCGGCCTATGGCTGCGAGGTCCGCACCATCGAGGCGATCGAGGCAGCCAAGGATATCGACGCCGTCGTCATCTGCACGCCGACCGATACCCATGCCGACCTGATCGAGCGCTTCGCCCGCGCCGGCAAGGCGATCTTCTGCGAAAAGCCTGTTGATCTCGACGTCGCCCGCGTCAAGGCCTGCATCAAGGTGGTGGAAGAGACCGGCGCCAAGCTGATGGTCGGCTTCAACCGCCGCTTCGACCCGCATTTCATGGCGGTGCGCAAGGTGATCGACGACGGCAAGATCGGCGATGTCGAAATGGTGACGATCACCTCGCGCGACCCCGGCGCCCCGCCGGTGGATTATATCAAGCGTTCGGGCGGCATCTTCCGCGACATGACGATCCACGATTTCGACATGGCCCGCTTCCTGCTCGGCGAAGAGCCGGTCTCGGTGCTGGCAACCGCCGCCGTCCTCGTCGACAAGGCGATCGGCGAAGCCGGCGACTATGACAGCGTCTCGGTGATCCTGCAGACCAAATCCGGCAAGCAGGCCGTCATCTCCAACTCCCGCCGCGCCACCTATGGCTACGACCAGCGCATCGAAGTGCACGGCGCCAAGGGCATGGCCTCGGCCGAAAACCAGCGCCCGGTCTCGATCGAAGTCGCAAACGGCGACGGCTATACCCGCCCGCCGCTGCATGATTTCTTCATGACCCGCTACACCGAAGCCTACGCCAACGAAATCGCCGCCTTCATCGCCGCGATCGAAAAGGGCACGAAGATCTCGCCGTCCGGCGCCGATGGCCTGGCGGCTCTGGTGCTCGCCGATGCGGCGGTGCAGTCGGTCAAGGAAGGCAAACTGGTCAAGATCGGCTGACGCATCGACTCGATCGAAATCGATCGCAAGAAAGATGCGCCTTCTTTAACAGATCTATCATGAGATGGCCGGGCACTCGCCCGGCCACTTTGCGTTTGTGGCAAGGGCCGTTCTCTACGCGGCGTCATCCTCGACCTTATGGTCTGACGGGGAGAAGCAACACACCTAACGAACAGAGGGATCGCGGCATGTCTCTTCTCCCCGCAGGCGGGAAGAAGGCGGCGGCAGCCGGATGAAGGGCTGTTCGCCGGCCTTCTCCTCGTTCTTTAAAGGGCGGCCTTGATTTTCTCGGCGACATCGGCCGGGACCCATTGCGACCAGGTGCTTTCGTCTTGCTGGAGGAAATGCTTGGCGCCGTCTTCGCCGGTGCCCTGGTTCTCCGTTTCCCACGCCATGATCTTGCCGACGGTGTCGTTGCTCCAGCCGCGTTTGTTGAAATAGGCCATGACTTCGGGGCTGG
This Rhizobium acidisoli DNA region includes the following protein-coding sequences:
- the mmsA gene encoding multiple monosaccharide ABC transporter ATP-binding protein, which codes for MDNTILEMRSITKTFPGVKALENVNLKVRKGEIHALVGENGAGKSTLMKVLSGVYPTGSYDGDIVYEGETRNFKVLKDSEEIGIVIIHQELALVPLLSIGENIFLGNENAKNGVISWDETFNRTKQLLKKVGLSESPNTLVTDIGVGKQQLVEIAKALSKSVKLLILDEPTASLNESDSDALLTLLMEFRKQGITSIIISHKLNEIRKVADQITVLRDGMTVKTLDCHADEISEDIIIRNMVGRDLEDRYPPRSVPIGETILEVKNWNAYHQQHRDRQVLHDINVTVRKGEVVGIAGLMGAGRTEFAMSLFGKSYGHKISGDVLMHGQPVDVSTVRRAIDAGLAYVTEDRKQLGLVLNDTILHNTTLVNLKAVSNASVIDSVKESRVASDYRSKLRIRSSSIFQETVNLSGGNQQKVVLSKWLFSDPDVLILDEPTRGIDVGAKYEIYTIINQLAADGKAVLMISSEMPELLGTCDRIYVMNEGRIVAELPKGEASQETIMRAIMRSGEKKQ
- the chvE gene encoding multiple monosaccharide ABC transporter substrate-binding protein; this encodes MKSIISLMAAAAFGVASFVVPAMAADKGTVGIAMPTKASARWIDDGNNIVKQLQAAGYGTDLQYGDDDIPNQLSQIENMVTKGAKVLVIASIDGTTLSDVLQKAHDAGIKVIAYDRLIRDSGNVDYYATFDNFQVGVLQAGSIVDGLGLKDGKGPFNIELFGGSPDDNNAFFFYDGAMSVLQPYIDSGKLVVKSGQTGMDKVGTLRWDPATAQARMDNLLSANYTDAKVDAVLSPYDGLSIGIISSLKGVGYGTAAQPLPIVTGQDAEIPSVKSIIAGEQHSTIFKDTRELAKVTVAMVDAVMSGKEPEVNDTKTYDNGVKVVPSYLLKPVAVDKTNYKQILVDSGYYSEDKLK
- the araD gene encoding L-arabinonate dehydratase, coding for MKKKAEWPRKLRSQEWYGGTSRDVIYHRGWLKNQGYPHDLFDGRPVIGILNTWSDMTPCNGHLRELAEKVKAGVWEAGGFPLEVPVFSASENTFRPTAMMYRNLAALAVEEAIRGQPMDGCVLLVGCDKTTPSLLMGAASCDLPSIVVTGGPMLNGYFRGERVGSGTHLWKFSEMVKAGEMTQAEFLEAEASMSRSSGTCNTMGTASTMASMAEALGMALSGNAAIPGVDSRRKVMAQLTGRRIVQMVKDDLKPSEIMTKQAFENAIRTNAAIGGSTNAVIHLLAIAGRVGIDLSLDDWDRCGRDVPTIVNLMPSGKYLMEEFFYAGGLPVVLKRLGEAGLLHKDALTVSGETVWDEVKEVVNWNEDVILPAEKALTSSGGIVVLRGNLAPKGAVLKPSAASPHLLVHKGRAVVFEDIDDYKAKINDDNLDIDENCIMVMKNCGPKGYPGMAEVGNMGLPPKVLKKGILDMVRISDARMSGTAYGTVVLHTSPEAAVGGPLAVVKNGDMIELDVPNRRLHLDISDEELARRLAEWQPNHDLPTSGYAFLHQQHVEGADTGADLDFLKGCRGNAVGKDSH
- the araD1 gene encoding AraD1 family protein, translated to MLISQIKGANGEIVVAVREQGGAARSVKNAGSVYALAMEAADGGKSLAAVIEAHGYGDAVDLEKVYAEGRFLPPITHPDAAHLHLTGTGLTHLGSAATRDSMHKKTSEAAEETLTDSMKMFKMGLENGKPKAGEKGVQPEWFYKGNGYGTAAPGAPLVSPSFALDGGEEPEMAGIYVIAKDGSPFRIGFALSNEFSDHVTERINYLYLAHSKLRPAAYGPEIRIGAAPDDIRGTSRIKRGDKVIFEKPFLSGEANMSHTFANLEYHHFKYGIFRVPGDVHVHMFGTATLSFADGIKAEEGDVFEIEVAEFGLPLRNPLKVAAEEEIAVRQL
- a CDS encoding aldehyde dehydrogenase family protein yields the protein MTIYQNLIAGEWVGTNATKNINPSDTNEVVGLYADGNAEDTKNAIAAAKAAFPAWSRSGIWERHVILKKAGDEIMARKDELGALLAREEGKTLPEATGEVIRASQIFEFFAGEALRLAGEVIPSVRPNIGVEITREGLGVIGIITPWNFPIAIPAWKIAPALCYGNTVVFKPAELVPACSWAIVDILNRAGLPKGVLNLVMGKGSVVGQAMLESPDVHGITFTGSTGTGRRVAAASIEHNRKFQLEMGGKNPMVVLDDADLSVAVEAAANSGFFSTGQRCTASSRLIVTEGIHDKFVAALTDKLKTLVVDNALKAGTHIGPVVDERQLKTDTDYIEIGKKEGAKLAFGGEVISRETPGFYLQPTLFTEATNQMRISREEIFGPVVSVIRVKDYEEALATANDTPFGLSAGIATTSLKHATHFKRNSEAGMVMVNLPTAGVDFHVPFGGRKGSSYGPREQGKYAAEFYTTVKTAYTLA
- the mmsB gene encoding multiple monosaccharide ABC transporter permease; this encodes MTPINQPIAEQGRVVSIGDYVRGNIREYGMFIALIAIMVFFQISTGGVLFRPLNLTNIILQNSFIVIMALGMLLIIVAGHIDLSVGSVVGFIGAIAGVMTVQWHVNYVVAAVVCLAMGALVGGIQGYFVAYHKIPAFIVTLAGMLVFRGLTLFVMTASGTGTSIGPFPPEFQLISIGFLPNLFDMGGINSTSIILTVIGAVTLFYMAWRKRLSNEKHGNDVEPMGFFLAQNIIVALAILGLGLQLSIYRGFPNVLVIMLALVAAYAFITRRTTIGRRIYAMGGNEKATKLSGINTERLTFLTFANMGLLAGLAGLIVALRLNSATAKGGFGLELDVIAACFIGGASAQGGVGKVTGAVIGALIMGIMNNGMSIHGLGTDSQQMVKGAVLLAAVFFDVYNKNKG